The Rhinolophus ferrumequinum isolate MPI-CBG mRhiFer1 chromosome 6, mRhiFer1_v1.p, whole genome shotgun sequence genome has a window encoding:
- the TNFAIP8L3 gene encoding tumor necrosis factor alpha-induced protein 8-like protein 3: MDSDSGEQSEGEPVTTAGPDVFSSRNLALQAQKKILSKIASKTVANMLIDDTSSEIFDELYKVTKEHTRNKKEAHKIMKDLIKVAIKIGILYRNNQFNQEEVVTVEKFRKKLNQTAMTIVSFYEVEYTFDKNVLSKLLHECKDLVHELVQRHLTPRTHGRINHVFNHFADVEFLSTLYSLDGNCRPNLKRICEGINKLLDEKVL; this comes from the coding sequence GTCCTGATGTTTTTAGTTCAAGGAACCTTGCCCTTCAAGCCCAGAAGAAGATTCTGAGCAAAATAGCCAGCAAAACCGTGGCCAACATGTTAATTGATGACACCAGCAGTGAGATCTTTGACGAGCTCTACAAAGTCACCAAAGAGCACACCCGAAACAAGAAGGAGGCCCACAAGATCATGAAAGACTTAATCAAGGTGGCAATCAAAATCGGGATCCTCTACCGGAACAACCAGTTCAACCAGGAGGAGGTTGTTACTGTGGAGAAGTTCAGGAAGAAGCTGAACCAAACCGCCATGACCATTGTCAGCTTCTACGAGGTGGAATACACCTTTGATAAGAACGTGCTCTCCAAGCTCTTACACGAGTGCAAGGACCTTGTACATGAACTGGTGCAGCGACACCTGACTCCCAGGACCCATGGGCGCATCAACCACGTCTTCAACCACTTTGCTGATGTGGAGTTTCTCTCCACCCTTTATAGTCTGGATGGAAACTGTAGGCCCAACCTCAAGAGGATCTGTGAAGGAATCAATAAATTGCTAGATGAGAAAGTCCTTTGA